The following are encoded in a window of Flavobacterium psychrotrophum genomic DNA:
- the pepE gene encoding dipeptidase PepE, protein MKKLIIASTSTLHGGSYLEYLLPALQQHFSGCGSLIFIPYARPGGMSHDDYTARAAAFFTKLNITVKGIHEFEDPAAALTDAQAVFTGGGNTFLLVSQLYKNGVMTALQDAISRGVPYLGSSAGSNICGLTMQTTNDMPIIYPPSFRTLGAVPFNLNPHYLDPQEGSTHMGETRETRIKEFHQFNTQPVLGLREGSWLDVSGNTVLLKGDLPARLFRHGKEPEELEAGTDISWLK, encoded by the coding sequence ATGAAAAAATTAATTATTGCCAGCACCTCTACACTACACGGAGGCAGTTATTTAGAGTACTTATTGCCAGCGCTGCAACAGCACTTTTCCGGTTGCGGATCGCTTATATTTATACCTTATGCACGGCCGGGTGGTATGAGCCACGACGATTATACCGCACGCGCAGCAGCATTTTTTACAAAATTAAATATTACAGTTAAAGGAATACACGAATTTGAAGATCCTGCGGCGGCGTTAACCGACGCTCAAGCCGTGTTTACCGGAGGCGGCAATACCTTCCTGCTGGTTTCTCAGCTTTATAAGAACGGTGTAATGACGGCTTTGCAGGATGCTATAAGCAGAGGTGTGCCGTATCTGGGCAGTAGCGCGGGCAGTAACATTTGCGGGCTTACCATGCAAACTACTAACGATATGCCCATCATTTATCCGCCGAGTTTCCGTACGCTGGGGGCGGTACCGTTTAACCTGAACCCGCACTACCTCGACCCGCAGGAGGGAAGCACCCATATGGGCGAAACCCGCGAAACCCGTATTAAAGAGTTTCACCAGTTTAATACCCAGCCGGTATTAGGGCTTAGGGAAGGTAGCTGGCTGGACGTTAGTGGCAACACAGTACTGCTTAAAGGCGATTTACCGGCGCGGTTATTCCGCCACGGCAAAGAACCGGAAGAGCTTGAAGCCGGTACAGATATCAGTTGGCTAAAATAA
- a CDS encoding RNA polymerase sigma factor yields the protein MKVIALHRDEKELISQAAENNRHAQQQIYTKHSPKMLGICRQYIKDLHLAEDVMITAFMKVFGSLKNFEHKGSFEGWIRRIMVNECISYLRVQKKTGYLEDEFYVEDTHNNIESGLSVDDIQSLIDSLPDGYKMVFNLYCIEGYKHQEIAQMLGISEGTSKSQLSHARKMLQEQINKQKNYVNGTE from the coding sequence TTGAAAGTAATTGCCTTACATCGCGACGAAAAAGAGCTGATAAGCCAGGCCGCCGAAAACAACCGGCACGCCCAGCAGCAGATCTACACTAAGCATTCGCCAAAGATGCTGGGTATTTGCAGGCAGTATATTAAAGACCTGCACCTGGCAGAAGATGTAATGATAACAGCTTTTATGAAGGTGTTTGGAAGCCTGAAAAATTTTGAGCACAAAGGCAGTTTTGAAGGATGGATTCGCCGGATAATGGTAAACGAGTGCATAAGCTATCTTAGGGTTCAGAAAAAAACAGGGTATTTAGAAGATGAGTTTTATGTGGAAGATACCCACAATAATATAGAAAGCGGGCTGAGTGTAGATGACATTCAGAGTCTTATAGACAGCCTGCCGGATGGCTACAAAATGGTGTTTAACCTGTACTGTATAGAAGGGTACAAGCACCAGGAAATAGCACAAATGCTTGGGATAAGCGAAGGTACAAGCAAAAGCCAGCTGAGCCACGCCAGGAAGATGTTGCAGGAGCAGATTAACAAACAAAAGAATTACGTAAATGGAACCGAATAA
- a CDS encoding cation diffusion facilitator family transporter, protein MSHSHSHSHGHDHSHHVSAKNIKAAFFLNLGFTVLEIIGGFYVNSVSILSDALHDMGDSLSLGLSWYLHNKSKQGADAKFTFGYSRFSLLGALINSVILMVGSCFVIYEAVNRFIHPEPADAQGMLYFAILGIAVNGYAAYRLMGGTSMNERVVSWHLIEDVLGWVAVFIVSIVMMFTDAPWLDPVLSLGITLFILYNVIGRLKETLIILLQGSPADIDAEEIKNEILQIPNVTGMHHVNIWSLEGEHHVYTAHIKTRGIDTFAEVIAIKRSVKDILKKHPFTYYTIEIEMEDEACEFQPHLHDND, encoded by the coding sequence ATGTCCCATAGCCATTCGCACAGCCACGGCCACGACCATTCGCATCATGTATCTGCCAAAAATATAAAGGCTGCTTTTTTCCTGAACCTTGGGTTTACGGTTCTCGAAATTATAGGTGGTTTTTATGTAAATAGCGTCTCTATACTTTCGGATGCGCTGCACGATATGGGCGACAGTCTTTCGCTTGGACTATCCTGGTACCTTCACAACAAATCAAAACAGGGGGCAGATGCAAAGTTTACCTTTGGCTACAGCCGTTTCAGTTTGTTAGGCGCACTTATAAATAGTGTCATACTAATGGTAGGTTCGTGCTTTGTAATATACGAGGCTGTAAATCGCTTTATCCACCCCGAACCTGCCGATGCGCAGGGTATGCTGTATTTTGCCATATTGGGCATTGCAGTAAACGGCTATGCTGCTTACAGGCTAATGGGAGGCACGTCTATGAACGAGCGCGTGGTAAGCTGGCACCTTATAGAAGATGTTTTGGGTTGGGTTGCCGTGTTTATCGTGTCTATAGTTATGATGTTTACCGATGCCCCGTGGCTCGATCCGGTATTGTCGCTGGGTATAACGCTCTTTATACTGTATAATGTTATAGGCCGCTTAAAGGAGACCTTAATTATTCTACTGCAGGGTTCTCCCGCTGATATTGATGCCGAAGAAATTAAGAATGAAATACTGCAAATACCGAATGTTACAGGCATGCACCATGTAAACATCTGGTCGCTGGAAGGTGAGCACCATGTTTATACAGCACATATAAAAACCAGAGGCATAGATACCTTTGCTGAGGTTATAGCCATAAAGCGAAGCGTAAAGGACATCCTGAAAAAACATCCGTTTACGTACTACACCATAGAGATAGAAATGGAAGACGAGGCTTGCGAATTCCAACCACATCTGCACGATAATGATTAA